A genome region from bacterium includes the following:
- a CDS encoding response regulator codes for MTTPLNILIVDDSDADAFLAARALRRAGYDAAWCRVDTPEALAAALRRQQWHLMLCDTVAPRLPISRSLAVVHDTVPSLPVVVLSGRRLDDLGDLLAQDEVRGVLGKDRFDELPALISGLLN; via the coding sequence ATGACGACGCCGCTCAACATCCTGATCGTCGATGACAGCGACGCGGACGCCTTCCTGGCGGCGCGGGCGCTGCGCCGGGCCGGCTACGACGCCGCCTGGTGCCGGGTCGACACGCCCGAGGCGCTGGCGGCGGCGCTGCGGCGGCAGCAGTGGCACCTGATGCTGTGCGATACGGTGGCGCCGCGGCTGCCCATCAGCCGGTCGCTGGCGGTCGTCCACGATACCGTGCCCAGCCTGCCGGTGGTCGTGCTGTCGGGGCGGCGCCTCGACGATCTGGGCGACCTCCTGGCACAGGACGAGGTGCGGGGCGTGCTCGGCAAGGATCGCTTCGACGAGCTGCCGGCGCTGATCAGCGGCCTGCTCAACTGA